One region of Qipengyuania gaetbuli genomic DNA includes:
- a CDS encoding glycosyltransferase family 4 protein produces MDVTDLRIALFSGNYNYTRDGANQALNRLADYILRQGAKLRVYSPVVEAPDFEATGDLVDIPNVRMPVKGRGEYRLPLRLGSAVEEDLARFAPNTMHLSSPDPAAHGALRWARKRDLPVLASVHTRFETYPRYYGLSFLEPVVEAGLRRFYNRCDALVAPSDSQIAELKAQRMHEDISIWSRGVDREIFDPSSRDMEWRRANGLADDDVAIVFLGRLVMEKGLDVFADTIVELRKRQVPHKVLVIGDGPARGWFEKTLPGGIFVGFQTGKDLGRALASGDIFFNPSITETFGNVTLEAMACGLPVVAAGATGAASLVRDGETGRLVPPSKTDAFAKGCAVALAPYCTDDALRLAHGAAGERAARAYSWDAINQAVIDTYLRLHTGRAATGR; encoded by the coding sequence ATGGACGTAACGGATCTTCGCATCGCCCTGTTCAGCGGGAACTACAATTACACCCGCGACGGGGCGAATCAGGCACTGAACCGGCTGGCGGATTACATCCTGCGGCAGGGGGCGAAGCTGCGCGTCTATTCGCCGGTCGTCGAAGCGCCCGATTTCGAGGCTACGGGTGATCTCGTCGACATCCCGAACGTCCGGATGCCGGTAAAGGGGCGCGGCGAATACCGTCTGCCCCTGCGGCTAGGCAGCGCGGTAGAGGAAGACCTTGCCCGCTTCGCGCCGAACACCATGCACCTCTCCTCGCCCGACCCGGCTGCGCACGGGGCGTTGAGATGGGCCCGCAAGCGCGACCTGCCCGTGCTGGCGAGCGTCCATACCCGCTTCGAAACCTATCCGCGCTATTACGGCCTTTCCTTCCTCGAACCGGTGGTCGAGGCAGGACTGCGCCGGTTCTACAATCGCTGCGACGCGCTGGTCGCACCCTCCGACAGCCAGATCGCCGAACTGAAGGCGCAGCGCATGCACGAGGACATCAGCATCTGGTCGCGCGGCGTCGACCGCGAGATTTTCGATCCGTCCAGCCGCGATATGGAATGGCGCCGCGCTAACGGGCTGGCAGACGATGACGTGGCGATCGTCTTCCTCGGCCGGTTGGTCATGGAAAAAGGGCTCGACGTGTTCGCCGACACCATCGTCGAACTGCGCAAGCGGCAGGTGCCGCACAAGGTCCTCGTCATCGGTGACGGCCCGGCTCGCGGCTGGTTCGAGAAAACGCTGCCCGGCGGCATTTTCGTCGGCTTCCAGACCGGCAAGGACCTTGGCCGCGCGCTCGCCAGTGGCGACATCTTCTTCAACCCGTCTATCACGGAGACCTTCGGCAACGTCACACTGGAAGCGATGGCCTGCGGCCTGCCCGTGGTTGCCGCGGGCGCGACCGGCGCGGCCAGCCTTGTCCGCGACGGGGAAACCGGCCGCCTGGTCCCGCCGAGCAAGACCGATGCCTTTGCCAAGGGCTGCGCAGTAGCGCTGGCTCCCTATTGCACGGACGACGCGCTGCGCCTTGCGCATGGCGCGGCAGGCGAACGCGCAGCCCGCGCCTACAGCTGGGACGCGATCAACCAGGCGGTAATCGATACCTACCTGCGGCTGCACACCGGTCGCGCAGCCACAGGCCGGTAG
- a CDS encoding PadR family transcriptional regulator yields the protein MHKAYKWRKFGKMPYVDMMAGGWDEAFGRDGPFGPDGPFGPGGPFGRRGGSRRRRMFGSGELRLVLLKLLADEARHGYELIKAVEELTGGSYAPSPGTVYPTLSLLEDEGAIAQAKGDETRKAFEATEAGRAELADRADEVEALFARLEGHGERRRAYATPEMFRAVGNLATVLKNKARSGELDDAMIREIVDLVDDLAKKVERL from the coding sequence ATGCACAAGGCATACAAGTGGCGCAAGTTCGGAAAGATGCCCTACGTCGACATGATGGCGGGCGGATGGGACGAGGCTTTCGGCCGCGACGGCCCGTTTGGCCCCGATGGTCCGTTCGGTCCGGGCGGGCCTTTCGGCAGGCGCGGAGGATCGCGTCGTCGCCGCATGTTCGGCTCGGGCGAATTGCGGCTCGTACTGCTCAAGCTACTCGCGGACGAGGCACGGCACGGGTACGAACTGATCAAGGCGGTCGAGGAACTGACCGGTGGCAGCTACGCACCCAGCCCGGGCACGGTCTATCCGACCCTGTCGCTGCTGGAAGACGAAGGCGCGATCGCGCAGGCCAAGGGTGACGAGACGCGCAAGGCGTTCGAGGCGACCGAAGCGGGCCGGGCCGAACTGGCCGATCGCGCCGACGAGGTGGAGGCACTTTTCGCGCGTCTCGAAGGCCACGGCGAGCGCCGCCGGGCTTATGCCACCCCAGAGATGTTCAGAGCGGTCGGAAACCTCGCCACCGTTCTCAAGAACAAGGCCCGGAGCGGCGAACTCGACGACGCCATGATCCGTGAAATCGTGGATCTGGTCGACGATCTGGCAAAGAAGGTCGAACGGCTCTGA